The sequence below is a genomic window from Prinia subflava isolate CZ2003 ecotype Zambia chromosome 11, Cam_Psub_1.2, whole genome shotgun sequence.
ACAGCACACATCACTGGTGCAGTCATAAAACACATCACACATCTTCACCTGCTGCCTTTACATTTCTACAGAATCAATTTCTTTGCACTTGTGATAAACAGAAGTGGTCAAGTAAAGGTCTATTAAGAGGATACTTGTCAGAATATCATGCAGACAGCTTGCAAAATACACATACTAAAagatcacttttaaaattttcgAATTGTTAAGCACGAAAATAATTACCTCATTCCATTACAGTACTGTGTAGAAACACGGAATAAGCAGCATTATCTTATTCCCAATAGAATAGATTATAACAActaattaagtttaaaaaattcagGCACCAAATGAATTATCCTGCAACACAGAACAGTATCTATATAGAGTGCTCTCCTTAATATACTACAAAACCAGCTGTATGgcaatgtttttccttttcatatcATGAACATCTTGTCACATTTCAAAGACACCTTTGATGTCCCAGCCTCACAGAATAAAAACGTTTTCTACTGTCCATTCCAGAAACTTCCAAGACAGAAGACAAACTTACCAAAAGGGAAAACCACCACCTTACTACAACTATCTCGATCAAATTTTCAATCACAAATTACACTACCGCATTTCACTTTTACAGTGATGCCAAAAGTCCATACTTTAATGTGGGCTCCTCTCACTGCATAAAAATTGAAATCAATGGCCAGTGAAATATTAATCCCTATGACAGCAGTCTCTTAGCTCTGTCTTGGAGCTCCATTAATTAAATAATCTTCCATAAATTGTTTTAAGTGTTCAATGTAATGTTTCAGTCTCCCACATTAAATTAGAATTTCAAAGAATTAAATAATACAGCTTATTTTAAGCAACCGTCAGAGGGCTCAACAGCCTTCTAATAAAATTATAATGAAACCATACTCAGTACACTGTAGGAAACTTTGGCTCAGTCTCTTAAGATAATACACTTCTGTTACAGCTTCTTCTATATATTAACTTGTTAACGtcataaaagggaaaaaacgAAGCGCATTTAACAACGCGTTCCTGTTCTGCTCCTAACCACAGTGAACCTCTCCAATTATCTTCCAGGTGGGGGCAACAGTAAGCCAGTTTTCTTTAATCGCGATCGTGTCCTTCTGCCCAGGAGCTCAGCACCCGGGATGCGCTCCCGCAGAGGCGCGGACCGCGCACCTCTCCGGCTCCCCAGGGAGGCCCCTCCAGCCACCTCTGCGGCACGGCGGGCCCTGCGCTCCCTCCTGAGCGGCCGGACCTCCGTGACTCCTCACCGGGTCACCCTGCAGCCCATCCCCACGGCCTCGGGCTGGGACATCGGGCCGGCGGCCGCGCTGGCACTGTCAGCCCGCCAAGCCCGTGCGCTCCCCGGCCgcggcccgcccgccccgcggccgctCGGGGCTCAGCCCCCGGCCGGGGCTCCCGGAGCAGCGGCCGCGCTCAgcccggcgcggcgcggccccgctcccggcgctACGTGTCGCTCCTgcgggcggcccggccccgcgcggACCCGTTGGCCGTGGCCCCGCCGGTGGCCGCCTCGGGCCGGTACTTGAGCCAGCAGATGAGCCATGTGACGACCACGGAGAAGAGGGCGAGGATGCTGGCGACCGACAGGCAGATGGGCCCCACCGGCGACGGTGATGCCGCGGCGCCGGGCGCGGCGTCCCCGCCGTACTGGTTGACGAAGATGAGGCCGGTGAAGAGCAGCACCACCATGGAGAGGAAGGAGACGACGACGCACACGCAGCCGGCGCTCAGCGCCGCCCGcttgcagctctggcagctctcgTAGCCGCCGCCCGAGGAGCGCGgcccggcgggggcggggggcggcggggccagcgcggccgccgcctcccgggcgcggggcgggcggcggggcggcagcggcggcaggcGGTCCTGCGGCACCGGGTCGCGGGCCCGCAGCTGCGGCGGGCAGGCGGCGGCCAGCTTGGTGTTGACCGGGAGGCCGTGGACGCGGTGGTCGGGCAGCGCCGTGCGGTGGCGGCAGAGCGGGCAGGCCAGCGAGCCGCCGGGAGAGCGCCCCGGGCCCGGCTCGGCGCCGGCGGCAGGGGGATGCTGCGCGGCGCGCAGGTGCAGCTGGCTCAGGCACTCCTGGCAGAAGGTGTGCAGGCACTCCAGCAGCTTGGGCGCCCGCCGCTCCTGGTCGAAATAGTTGTAGCAGATCTTGCACTCGTAGTCCTCCGAGCTgggggcggcggccgccggcggcgccgccaccgccgccgcctcATCCTCCCGCCGCCCGCCCTGCCCTACGCCGCCCGTCTGCGCCGGCT
It includes:
- the LOC134556256 gene encoding RING finger protein 223 — protein: MAEPAQTGGVGQGGRREDEAAAVAAPPAAAAPSSEDYECKICYNYFDQERRAPKLLECLHTFCQECLSQLHLRAAQHPPAAGAEPGPGRSPGGSLACPLCRHRTALPDHRVHGLPVNTKLAAACPPQLRARDPVPQDRLPPLPPRRPPRAREAAAALAPPPPAPAGPRSSGGGYESCQSCKRAALSAGCVCVVVSFLSMVVLLFTGLIFVNQYGGDAAPGAAASPSPVGPICLSVASILALFSVVVTWLICWLKYRPEAATGGATANGSARGRAARRSDT